AATGATGATTTCTTCTGAAGAAGCTTTTTCTCCTTCTTCCACCACGATATCAGAAATTTCTTCTTCAAGAATTTCCTCTTCTTTTTCAAACTTTTCTTTGATTTCTTGGAATTTATCCTGTGAATAGTCTACTACTGACTTGGTTGTATCCTTGACAGACTCCAATACTGTTTCAGCTGTAATTTCGCCATTTTCAACCTTTTCCTTGGTTTGGTTGATGGCCTTGACAGCCTGATCTGAAAAATCCTTTACTGATTGGACAACTGCTTCGTGAGTCTTATCTGGATCTTCACGATAGTCAACAACGAAGTCTTGAACTTTTTCAGTAATTTCTTTACCTTTTTTGCTAGTTAGAAAGTACGCTGCAGCTGCACCAGACACAGCACCTAATAAAAGTGATGAAATTTTTCCCATAATAAACCTACTTTCTTATTTTTTAAATAATTTGCCAACAAAACGAAGGGCCGTTAGACCTGCTGTTGTTTTGGCTGTCGTGCTTCCTGCTGCGACTGCTTTTTTTCCTAAAACACGCGCCTGATCGTTTAAATCAGAGACTGATTCAGATAGGTCTGCCACCGCATTGAAAAGCGGATCAATCGTTGCTACTTTGTGGTTGATATCATCTGTCAACACATTGACTTTGGCAATCAAATCATTGGTTTGATGCAGGGTGACATTGACATCAGAAGTCAAAACTTTGATAGTATTTTCTGTCTCATCCAGCATTTTAGCAGCCTTATCACCGAGAGTTTTGACGGTGATAGTCATATAGATTAGAAAAACAATCAAAGCGACAGCAACTAAAGTATAAGCAATTTCAAGCATAATATTCTCCTCTCATTCTTGATAATAGGGGGCTTGTTTTTTCTTTGGTAAATCATAATGCCGATGCCTAGTAAAATCAGAGCTGCAGACAGCCACTGAGATACACGAACACCCAAGAACATGAGACTGTCGGTCCGCATACCCTCAATAATCATCCGGCCAAAGCCGTACCAAATCAGGTAAAAGGCTGCCAATTCTCCCTGACGGAAGAATTTAGGCCGGCGTCGTAAAATCATCAGTAGGGCAAAACCAAGTAAATTCCAAAGGGACTCGTATAAGAAGGTTGGCTGGCGATAAGCACCATCTATGTACATATTGTTGCGGATGAAGGACGGCAGATAGTTAAGGTTTTTGACCACTGCTCCATAGGCTTCTTGGTTAAAGAAATTGCCCCAACGGCCGATGCTCTGGGCAATCAAGACGCTAGGTGCTGCAATATCCAAGAAATCAACAGGATTGATCAGCCTTCTCTGTGAAAAGAAATAAAGGACAAGCGCACCGGTAATCAAACCACCGTAAATGGCTAAACCACCATTCCAAATCTGAAAAATCTCAATCAGAGAATGCTTGCCATAATAAGACCATTCAAAAATCACATAGTAGAGCCGCGCTCCAAGGATAGCCAAGGGAAAGGCAATCAGAATGAAATCAAGAATATCATCTGGAATCATCTTTTTGCGTGGCGCTTCCTTCATGGCCAAGTAAACGGCTAAAATCAAGCCAGTGACAATGCAAATTGCATACCAACGAATACTAAAGGGACCAACTGTAAAAGCTACTGGATCAAGCATCTTTCACCTCATTCTGGCTAATTAGATTAGTCAGTCGTTCTTCAAAAATCTTGGTGGCATCAAAGCCCATTTCCTTAGCTCGATAGTTCATGGCTGCAGCCTCAATCACCACAGAGATGTTGCGTCCTGTCTTAACGGGGATGCGAATACGAGGAATTCTGACACCAGAAACTTCCAATTCTTCTGCATTATTACCCAGACGGTCAAAGGTCTTATTGGTATCATAATTTTCCAGATAGACGGCAATCTGTACCTGTGAAGAATCCT
This genomic window from Streptococcus cristatus AS 1.3089 contains:
- a CDS encoding DUF948 domain-containing protein → MLEIAYTLVAVALIVFLIYMTITVKTLGDKAAKMLDETENTIKVLTSDVNVTLHQTNDLIAKVNVLTDDINHKVATIDPLFNAVADLSESVSDLNDQARVLGKKAVAAGSTTAKTTAGLTALRFVGKLFKK
- the lgt gene encoding prolipoprotein diacylglyceryl transferase, with amino-acid sequence MLDPVAFTVGPFSIRWYAICIVTGLILAVYLAMKEAPRKKMIPDDILDFILIAFPLAILGARLYYVIFEWSYYGKHSLIEIFQIWNGGLAIYGGLITGALVLYFFSQRRLINPVDFLDIAAPSVLIAQSIGRWGNFFNQEAYGAVVKNLNYLPSFIRNNMYIDGAYRQPTFLYESLWNLLGFALLMILRRRPKFFRQGELAAFYLIWYGFGRMIIEGMRTDSLMFLGVRVSQWLSAALILLGIGIMIYQRKNKPPIIKNERRILCLKLLIL
- a CDS encoding YtxH domain-containing protein, which encodes MGKISSLLLGAVSGAAAAYFLTSKKGKEITEKVQDFVVDYREDPDKTHEAVVQSVKDFSDQAVKAINQTKEKVENGEITAETVLESVKDTTKSVVDYSQDKFQEIKEKFEKEEEILEEEISDIVVEEGEKASSEEIIIDLEDK